The following proteins are encoded in a genomic region of Sorangiineae bacterium MSr12523:
- a CDS encoding AAA family ATPase: MQASQHLRLVGARSTPEPVHDPESGRIPPHDLDAEVAVLSALLLDDQRIRQVSSFLLPEHFYAEAHRRIYEALTHVAKTDAPDGERACIVRVGSWLKDRGRIEQIGGMAYLTEILNYAPAIANVGQYAMIVHDKWRARQVIARCQEFAARGYVDYGDAQAFADGAVRALSDVARRNIAGKVESNLTALKRIVKEIAARMEAAGTRPVGILTGFAGYDHETGGLHACDKTTIAALPGVGKTAFALQIAVNVAMQGIGVLILSNEMGRDQLLLRILARLARVDGRRLRDGKLTQPEWDRVIEAAGKLAILPILIDDTEGMTVGYAMHRARMEVGRMLEEFEAPLGLIVLDWVQNFGRDAEMHGAKDHEVVKHSTRALKDLGKELRLPVLEVAQMKPAEIDRTTKVRPRPTKGCVADSSWVEKVSDGVVYLHRNPLREGERIVGEDPSSLTLCMTKNRWGDEGCLQLRFDRPLQAFECIDSKFGEAA, translated from the coding sequence ATGCAGGCTAGCCAGCACCTGCGGCTCGTCGGCGCGCGATCGACGCCCGAACCCGTCCACGATCCGGAATCGGGACGGATTCCGCCGCACGACCTCGACGCCGAGGTGGCGGTGCTCTCTGCGCTGCTCCTCGACGACCAGCGCATTCGTCAGGTGAGCTCGTTCCTGCTGCCCGAGCACTTCTACGCCGAAGCCCATCGGCGGATCTACGAAGCGCTCACCCACGTGGCAAAAACCGATGCGCCCGACGGCGAACGGGCCTGCATCGTTCGGGTGGGCTCATGGCTCAAAGACCGCGGAAGGATCGAGCAGATCGGGGGAATGGCCTACCTCACGGAGATCCTGAATTACGCGCCGGCCATCGCCAATGTCGGGCAGTACGCCATGATCGTCCACGACAAATGGCGTGCTCGCCAGGTGATCGCACGTTGCCAGGAGTTTGCCGCGCGCGGATACGTGGACTACGGCGATGCCCAGGCGTTCGCGGACGGCGCCGTGCGTGCACTCTCCGACGTCGCACGCCGGAACATCGCCGGTAAAGTCGAGTCGAACCTCACGGCGCTCAAGCGCATCGTGAAGGAGATCGCCGCTCGAATGGAGGCTGCCGGGACGCGGCCGGTCGGCATTCTCACGGGATTCGCCGGCTACGATCACGAGACCGGCGGCCTTCACGCGTGCGACAAGACCACCATCGCCGCGCTACCCGGCGTGGGGAAGACCGCGTTCGCACTGCAGATCGCCGTCAACGTCGCCATGCAAGGGATCGGCGTCTTGATCCTCTCCAACGAGATGGGCCGAGATCAGCTGCTTCTCCGGATCCTCGCACGGCTCGCGCGCGTCGATGGACGGCGCTTGCGAGACGGTAAACTCACGCAACCCGAGTGGGATCGGGTCATTGAGGCCGCGGGGAAGCTCGCCATTTTGCCGATCCTCATCGACGATACCGAGGGCATGACGGTCGGCTACGCCATGCATCGCGCGCGGATGGAGGTCGGTCGGATGCTCGAGGAGTTTGAGGCGCCCCTGGGCCTCATCGTCCTCGATTGGGTCCAAAACTTCGGTCGAGATGCCGAGATGCACGGAGCGAAAGACCACGAGGTGGTCAAACACTCGACGCGCGCATTGAAGGACCTCGGCAAAGAGCTTCGTCTCCCCGTCCTCGAAGTTGCTCAGATGAAACCCGCCGAGATCGACCGCACCACGAAAGTGCGACCGCGGCCGACGAAGGGCTGCGTCGCCGATAGCTCGTGGGTCGAGAAGGTAAGCGACGGTGTTGTCTACCTTCACCGCAATCCACTTCGCGAAGGAGAGCGCATCGTGGGCGAGGACCCGAGCTCGTTGACCTTGTGCATGACCAAGAACCGTTGGGGAGACGAGGGATGCCTGCAGCTCCGTTTCGATCGGCCTCTGCAGGCATTTGAGTGCATCGACTCGAAATTTGGAGAAGCAGCATGA